The Vigna unguiculata cultivar IT97K-499-35 chromosome 11, ASM411807v1, whole genome shotgun sequence genomic sequence ATTAAAAGACAAACAAAGTTTTGgattctttttcattcttgttTCTTCAAAACAGACAACAATTCTCTCTTAAAAGATTGCATTTGCTCttgcatctgttgttgcataAATGCTTGCATTTCTGCTTGTGCCTTCATAAGTTTTGGGTTCTTGGATCAATGTTTCCAACAATCACAATAGTAAAAGTTGATGGATCTTTGAAACATGTACCGAAGAATTCACAAGCTTTCCGTGGATCAACCTTTTGTAGGTCACTTTTTCTAATAGGCTGCAAAACAAAGAATATGCTGAAAGTCAAAAGTAGATCATTTAGTCAATGGTTTAATTGTTGTCAGAAAGTAGCCATACCCGGAAAAAATAAGAGTTGCCATAGTGAAGCTCTTTTACACGGTTTGTAAAAGCAGTGTATGGATCCCTATCTTGAGCAGATACTGCTTCTTCAGCCATCTGCATAACTATTTTGATATCTTCTTCACCTGGTGTTAAATTTGTTGTAAACAGTTGATAGACAAGCTGGAATATGtaagaaataaacaaatatcATCAGAATAGGTAGAAAGAAGATTAGCGTGCGTAACATATAATAGTGGAATCGGGGTATGAGTTAGTAATacagaatagaaaagaaaagaaatattaaggTCTGCTTacttgttatttaattttactttttcattattaataacaaaaccgtaaaatttttcaaagaaTTCTCTTCCTAGGGTTCTTGTTTTGAAAAAGTTCTTCTAAACAGCACAGTTACTTTaccaaacaaaaatcaaatgtgAATAAATAAAGCACCTGCGTATCAGATAAATCTCCAACTGCAATTATTGCCATATTGCATAAATGGTAACACTTCTTGTAAAAATGCTTCACAGTCTCTGAAGAAACCGTTCGAATCACTTTCTCTAGGCCAAT encodes the following:
- the LOC114170668 gene encoding zinc protease PQQL-like; this encodes MLIKMYAERLAIGLEKVIRTVSSETVKHFYKKCYHLCNMAIIAVGDLSDTQLVYQLFTTNLTPGEEDIKIVMQMAEEAVSAQDRDPYTAFTNRVKELHYGNSYFFRPIRKSDLQKVDPRKACEFFGTCFKDPSTFTIVIVGNIDPRTQNL